Proteins from a genomic interval of Medicago truncatula cultivar Jemalong A17 chromosome 3, MtrunA17r5.0-ANR, whole genome shotgun sequence:
- the LOC25491067 gene encoding agamous-like MADS-box protein AGL80 — protein MTRKKVNLAYITSDAKRKGTFKKRKNGLIKKIDEISTLCGIEACAIIFDQNDPQPEVWPSPWGVQTVLSKFKRLPELEQSKKMFNQESFLKQRIQKAQEQLKKQRNDNKRKEMTHLMFQCLNAGQIFDHVGMDDLNDISWLIDQNLKQIDRKLDQSQAEEVVQNQAGNVSGGEQGMENIADPMQRQHWPMDFTNNNIGDVLPFENGNNVPFGNNVPHGFWP, from the exons ATGACTAGGAAGAAGGTGAACCTTGCCTACATCACCAGTGACGCAAAGAGGAAGGGAACATTCAAGAAGAGAAAGAATG gTTTGATCAAGAAGATTGATGAAATCAGCACGCTCTGTGGGATCGAAGCGTGCGCTATCATCTTTGATCAAAACGATCCTCAACCAGAGGTCTGGCCTTCACCATGGGGAGTGCAAACAGTGCTGTCAAAGTTTAAGAGATTGCCCGAACTTGAGCAAAGCAAAAAAATGTTCAATCAAGAGAGTTTCTTGAAGCAAAGGATCCAAAAAGCTCAAGAACAGCTGAAGAAACAAAGGAACGACAACAAAAGGAAGGAAATGACCCATCTGATGTTTCAATGCCTTAATGCTGGTCAGATTTTTGACCATGTTGGCATGGATGATCTCAATGATATCTCATGGTTGATCGATCAGAACTTGAAACAGATCGATAGGAAACTCGATCAGTCTCAAGCTGAAGAGGTTGTTCAAAACCAAGCTGGAAATGTGAGTGGAGGGGAGCAGGGAATGGAGAACATTGCTGATCCAATGCAAAGGCAGCATTGGCCAATggatttcaccaacaacaacattgGTGATGTGTTACCATTTGAAAATGGTAACAATGTACCATTTGGTAACAATGTGCCACATGGTTTCTGGCCTTGA